CTGATGATAGTGGGGGTAAGTGGGTCCCTCTATGGATTCAAGATAAAATGTATCCAATTCTGAATTGATTTGTGCTACCACcagatatagtgtgtgtgtatggcttgacaaaggctccatagagagagctgaaacgttgctgttcacatatgggtgaataaaatacccttttgcTTTTCACGGATACTTgctgccttggattctttttctacatatatatatatatatatatatatatatatatatgaaagatGAGACTGCAACTCATTTGTCAGTGCATATTTTTATATAGGACTTATCTGAATTTATATAATAAATGTTGATTGTATGCAAAATTTCTGTTTTAACAGTCAACATGaatatgtaataaaatacatGTTTTAAACTTTTATAATTGGGGCAAATATCCTGgcaatttctttgaaaaaaaaaaatcacaaaaaaatcttATAACCAAGAGAAGTCTCAGTATTAAAATGTACAGGAGTTTACCAGAGCAATTCAAAGGGGGTATTTTGGTTATTTAaatttattccctatccacaggatagggtataAGTATTTAATCAGTGGGGTTCCTACTGCTAGGATCCCTAAAAATCACGAGAACGAGGGCCCTAAACGCCACAGGGCCTCTCGAAATAAACGGAAAGGCAGGTCAGGCGTGCATATTGGCTcactattcatctctatgggagtggTACTCAGCTATCTCCAACAGTCCCACAGAGATGAACGGAGCGGCAGTGAGCACGCCTGACctcccagaatacccctttaataaaatgatGTTTTTCAGATGTAAATTCTTCCTATGTACAGGTAATTTGTCTTTATACTATTTTGTACTAATATACTAAATACTCCCATATGTATACCTTTCAGGTCTGAATTCTTCTGGTTCAGGCCAGAGCTCTGGGTCACGGTGCAGCACGAAGGCTGGGATCACAGTCACAACGCCCTTGGGGATAGTTACTCCATTGATCTCAGTTGTTGCCTTACATACACGTTCAATTCTGCCGGCTGCAGGGTAGAGCCGCAGGTTTTCGTAAAGCACCATATCAAGGTATTCCATCTGCATCAGAGCTTCGTATGTAGGAGGAGCCTGCAGACAATGAATGCATCGCTTGTTTATTGCCTGGGATTACCTTGTAATGTAAAGGCCTTTATACATTTCACCAAAAGTCCCCCATACCCACGTTAAAAGTGTCTTATTTAGCCAAACCAGTACCCTGTTCTACATTGATGAGGGGCATAAACCCTAAAACAGCAGTCTGCACATGAGTCTTTTTCTTCTTGAAAAGATTTAGCTCTTGACTTCATTGTTCCAAGGCCTATCGAAAGAGCCAGACACTGACATATAGGATAGTCATCCAATAGGTGGAGCCAGATTTTGTTCCACTAGATACGAGCTAAGAGCTTATTTACATTTCCTTTTTCCCAAGGAGCATTTCCTGGCCCATAAGACTCCTGATGCCAACTTGGAGGTCTCCACAAAGAGAAACTTAATTCTTCCAGACCCAAGTCAAAGGCCTCTGCTGTTCTAATGCCTATTTAAAGGGCCAGACATTGACCTATTATGTAGACAGCTTTTTGCCCTCCTAGATAAGAGTTTATTGAAATTCCATGTTCCCCAATGACATCACTTTTTAATTGTCAAAATTATATTCTGAGAGAGCTGTGGCAATCATTATGGCAGAATGGCAAATCTGCTTACTTCCATCTGAATATGGGAGCAGGGCATACATGTATTATAACCGCATATAACTAAGAATGTTTGATGGAAGACTAATACTTTGATTTTAAGTACTAAATGCTACTTGCTGCTTGTACCTACAGTGCTACTGTTACAAGAGAACAGAGACGTGTTCCATCCTGAAGCATCAAACTGAAGGTgctgtaaatatgttttttgcgtCATTTATAAGAACTTATTTTATAGAACATGCTCAACGTTACTTCTCCATTCTGCGCTATTAGACTTTGTTATTTGTTGGGTAGGTATCTTTTACCTGAACTGTAAGTATAATGGTTGGTGATGTATATTTACTCCCATTGCACCTTTTTAGCTTTTCCATTTTATACTTTAACCTCGTACACCCAGGACAGTGTGCTGGATATGATATATCACCTGAtatgaaatacatacagtaccaTGTACCGAGATACAGAATAAACAGGAAAGCACTAgtcactgacatttttttttacctattggTGTTACCTTATTGGGGAGTAAGGTGTCAATCTCCTCTTGGAGTTTGGTTTGGACATCAGGGTGAGTTGCCAAATGGTAAGCCAGAAACATAAGTGTAGTACTGGTGGTCTCATAACCAGCTATAATGAAGATAAGCCCCTGAGCCATGATTTCAGTGTCCGTCAGTTCTGTGAAATACATACAAGGCAGAGTTGGTTCCAATCATCTTGAATTTCGCTGGGCATACAATGTGATATGAGAGgaagtatttatttttacatttttcacaaaaatgtatatttgctAACTTTATGCTTTAAGTTTAGAATATATAGGATGCAATGGGAAAGAGTAGGTTATAATCACACATCAAATTCTAATTTCTTGTTAAATTCTGGGATTCTGCTTCTTCACTCTCTAAGTGGTGTACAGGAAGCCAAAGAGCAATGGTAGGGGCACAACAACGCAACTTCAATCAGTACTCTTCTGAGGTAGTGAGCATCTACCCAATACTGATTTTCTAATACTTTTGCATTAAGTTGCAATGACATAATAATACTGCATATTCTTTCACTAACAATTTTCTAGTTTTCTGCACATCTGCTCAGTGTTTGGAGGCCTACAGACAGGACACCGATGCAGACAATGAGAGTTCATACCTTTATAGCCATGATTCGCTTCTCCATTGCTGTCATTAGCCTGAGCATCTACCATAAGTTGTAGGAAATCTACTCGATCCTAAAAGGCCAAAgaaacaatcagaaaataaaagccATATTGAAAATGATGCCCTCGTTCAAGGATTTCAGTATTTCTAATCCCTTCGACATTAGGACTACATTCCAGATACATAGCTTAGGGACTACCTTCACTGCTTCATTTATTAAACCcacccttaatttttttttacccgtcCTTTCCTTTTTAAAGGATTGTCAGCTAATTTAAAATCTCGGACAAGCCCCTGAACAGTCTAAAATAAAGAATGATGCTATAGTTACCGCTTTCTTTGCTGCCATTTTTGAGCCACTGGTACTGTCCTCCTGCCAGTATACATGGCATATACTTGGACGTCACCACTGCAGTCCATAAACAAGCAGCGACAGGAGAACCGGACTGGTGGCTCAGAGAACACTACTGGCAAAAGAGTACatcatcattattttttattttagaccattcGGGGGCTTGTCAAAGATTTTAAATtctctcggacaacccctttaatggagtttTCTGATACTTTTAAAATCAATTTCAGCTCAAAATTGACATAATCTTTCCATAGCAATCAATATTTGCGACATGGGACAAGAGCCAAATCCCACCACATATTAGAGTTAAACATTCACTTACTTTGTGGATTCCTttctgcctgttttttttaatgCTCTTTATGGCATCTTGAAAAAAGTTGAGGACACTTATTGGAAGGAAGGTAAAGTTGAATTTGTCCAAAATAGGAATCAGGAATGGACACAGCACTGTAAGAAAAGTGAGGAGGATACAAACAAAACATAAATCATTGTAAGATTAAATAATAATAGTCAACTGGCGCTACACCATATAAGAGCGCAGCAGTGTAATAGCAGTCCCGTACTTGCTATGGAGGATGTTGTGCAGGCTAGCTGCACGGGTCCCAAATGTGTATATAAAAGTAAAATGTAACACTGCGCGCTATCGATAGATCAGTTGAGTGTATTAGAATGtacaaaatataattaaaattaaaataaacaaatagcTGGCAATCTGCAGAGTCATTTATCGTTCAGACATGTAATGACACAGGCGCGCTACAAAATGTCCGGGTCCTACCTTAACCGCACGTGTACGTGTGGAGGTGCAATGTTCTGCAGCGATCCTCTTCTTGTATTTCTCTGTAATAGCGCAGAAGGGGAAGCGGATCCAAGGGGAGAGGATGGCCAGCATAGACTAGTATTATAGTTATGTTACAATAGGTATTGGGAATatagccccggccggtggcaaaaaaaaatattcccgtTACCTGTGGGTTAATGCTCACGTCTGAGCAAGTGACGTCACCGCAAACTGAGCTACGGGTAGTAGTGGGAGTCAAACTTCCTACGCGTTTCGAGTACGGGCGGTACTCTTCATCAGGGAACGTTACACCCACTACGTATGTTCTCATTATTTATAATGCATGCTGTGCCTTTTCCCCTCCTCCTCATAACAGTTGTTACTAATCAAAACCAAATAGCTCGATCTCTGAGTTAAGGCCCTTCGGCAACATTGTATCTAAATTGAATATCCATTCTGTTTCTTTCTTTGATTGCTTTTTAATATAGTCTCCACCCCGGGCATCCATTTCTATCTTCTCTATGCCCAAAAAAGACATGCCTtctatttttcctccatgcaacTCAGTGAAGTGTCTAGAAAGAGGGTGTTCTAttgatttttttcttatattattGATATGTTCACTTAtccgtttttttaattttctttttgtgcGTCCAATGTATAGTTTGTGACAGGGGCATTTGATCGCATAAATAACCCCTTCTGTGTTGCAGGAGATGTGCCCCCTTATCTCCTGTTCAAAACTACCCTCATAGTTATTTATGTATTgtgttttcactgtattttttgctgtatttttacatgGGGCACATTTTTTACACGGGAAGAAGCCCTGTGGGAGATTACTCTGGATATTCCTCTTTTTGCCTAATATACCTGCTCCTTTGCTAGTTGAGGCAATCTTGTTGCCTATATTGGTTGCTCTTTTATATATGAAGGATGGTCTTGTTGGTATAAGGTTGCCTATAATCTTGTCTTCTTTCAATATATCCCAGTATTTCTTTACAATTTTTCTAAGAATGTGGGTTTGTGTGTTGTATGGGGTTATAATAGGTGGTATTTTATCCTTTATCTCtgttttgtctttttcttctttattttcatttttctttattattaatttttctcTTGCTGtcaattttatttcttttttctgagCTTCCATTATATCTTCATTGTATCCCTTAGCTGTAAATTTTTTTCCCAGAATTTCTGCTTCTTTAACATATTCTTTGATATCAGTGCAGTTTCTTCTTAGGCGGAGAAATTGGCTCCTGGGTATGTTGTCCAGCCACCTGGGCAAATGACAACTGTCTCTATTAATGTAGCTGTTTGAATCGGTTGGTTTTGAATAAGTCTTAGTGCTAATGTGATCCCCTGTGACATAGATAGTGAGGTCTAAAAAGTTTATTTCATGATTGCTGTGAGTCAAGGTAAAATCCAGATAAAATTCGTTTTTATTAATATCTTCTAAAAATAATTTAAGTGCATCCTCTCCTTTAtcccaaataaaaataacatcatcaatgaAACGCCGCCAGAGGACGAGGCCCGCCCGGAGCTCTCCGTTGGGGTGTATGTGGTCCGCTTCCCACCTACCAACGTATAAATTAGCGAACCCCGGTGCGaacctcgtccccatcgcggccccccatgtctgtaaataaaaatcctccttatatttaaaataattcttttctaatataaataaaatacattcgcCTATAAACTCAATTTGGGTACTGTTTAATTCCCCTTTTTGATATAGAAAGTGTTTAGCTGCTGCACATCCTTTATGATTTTCAATAATAGAATATAGGGACTTTACGTCTAAAGTGCCTATTATAAAACCATTTTTCCATTCTATATCTTTTAAAATCTGTAGCACATGATTAGTGTCTTTTAAAAAGGATGGTAACGTCTGTGCGCATGGTTGCAAGAATTGGTCTATATATTTTGACAGTGAACTGGTCAAACATTCAATCCCAGACACTATTGGTCTGCCTGGAGGACTCTGTGTATCTTTATGGATTTTGGGATTTtgataaaaaattgctatttttggaTTTTTGATGTCTATAAATACACTTTCACTTTTATTCAGGATACCTTCCATTTTGCCTTTTTGTATTAGTTGTTTTAGGTCTTTTTTAAAAATTTCCGTGGGATCTTTTTTAAGGCGTTTATATGTTTTATTATCACTTAAGATGTTGAAAACCTCCTTCTCATAGTCTTCGCTGTCTAATATAACAATTCCGCCCCCCTTTGTCTGCGGGGCGGATGATGATGTCTTTGTTTTGTTGCATTTTCCGTATTGCTGTTTTCTCTGCCTTGGTTATATTGCCCATATAGTTTTTTCTATATTTGTTGATGTATttagtttttcttatttctctggtaACTAGGTTTGAAAAAGTATTGATAGGTACAGAATATTCATTAACAGGGTCGAATCTAGATTTTATTTTTAGCTCTGTATGAACATATCTATTATCATTGTAGTTTTCATTGTCCCTCTTTACcatattatttttctcttttttcttataATATCTTTTAAGGGCTAGTTTCCTCATAAACTTCCTTATTCCCAAAAAAGCTTCAAATTTATTGAAGTAAGTAGTAGGGGCAAACTTGAGTCCCTTTTTTAGAATGTCATTCTCAGCTCTAGTTAAATCGTGTTTACTCAGGTTATATATTTTCTGTCCTAAGTCGTCGGTAGTAGTCTCTTCCTTTGTTTGTATctctgttatttttttattatttttttgtcttttggtGTGTTTGCCATGTCATAAGCACAGTGGTTATTATTTCCTTATTGTTTAGAAGCTACAAGCCGTCTCTGACTACTATGGGGACTGTAGTGGACAGGTTATGGCTGTATGTGCTCTAATGTCTACATTAGAGATGAGTCAATCAATTCATCTCATCAGCAAGGACGCTTTCACCTGTGAGGGGGTGCCCACCTGTTGCAAGATTGACAGGACTAGACATTTTGCCTCCTGGCCCTGACAATTTCCTGCCTGCACTAATTAGCAGAGCAAGGGCAAAGGCTGCTCCACTATATTGTGAGTTTGCACTACTGTTACTTACTGCTATTAATTGAAAAGCTCTTAATTGATCTCAGTAGATAGTCTCTAACTTACGTGTTGTTAAGAACAGAGGGTttaaaaaggagaaggtgaaaaGGTTTCTTCCGTTGGTCACAAATGGATCATTGGGATTGTTCAGTGAATCgacattcacactgaaggatgTACTCAGAACAATGTCCATGCTGTAGCTTCCAAAGATGCTGCAATTACAAAATAGGGATGTACTGTACTCATACCATAGCTAAAATATAATGATTGTGTCCTGTGTATGTATAATGGATTAGGGCTCTGTCATAAGTTTTTAGTTTGGTCAATAATATGATACAATATACTACCAATCAATAATATGTTGCTTAGACAATTGCCCCCgcttgaagggcatctgtcagcagatttgtacctatgaaactgactgacctgttacatgtgcgcttggcagctgaaggacatctgtgttggtctcatgtttatATGTGACCGCATTGCTGAGACTGATTaagtttcaatatatgcaaataagcctctaggagcaatgtagGCGCTGCCGTTACAccctggaggctctgctctttctgtaACTACTGTGCCATCTCCACTGTTTattgacaggggcaggcagtgtaaacatcatcaggcctggccatgtcaatcaaagtggagagggcactgcagttgcagagagagattagcctctaggagtaacagtaaCGTCCCTAACGTTTCTCCTAGAGGttgatttgcatatattaaaacttaatttttctctgcaatgtgggcacatatgaacatggcctTTAAGGATAGTAAAAAGAGCACCACGTATGCCAATGAATTTATGTGGCAGATCCCTCTTGTTTGTCCATCAGGAATCTGTCCTGAAAACATGCCAAGAGCCATGCTCTAGTTTATATAAACTGTAACAAAGATATGTACTTACTTCTTCATATCTATGAATTCTTTGTTATCTACTTTCTTCTGAATATTCTTCACTAAAAGGTCTCCATACTGTTTAACTATCGGGAACATCTGTAAGAGTGGCACCATTTAGTATTTCAGATAATTTAGCAgggaactggaaaaaaattccaaatggggtggattttttattttttaaatgcaattccaccacagttttatgttttgtttagttttttcttacagcattctgtatgcagtaaaactgaccttctttctctgggtcagtacgattacaacaataccacatttttaaaggtttttctttatattatatattatcatATTCTAACCTCTATAATTTTTTTGATATTTATGTCTATAGAGCTGTGTGAagcctcattttttgcagggcgatctgtacttttcactgattttggggtgtgtgagactttttttcaaatttttggaggaggtgaagtgacaaaaacatGGCAATTTTTATTCGCAgtaatgggataaatatttttatattttattagtactgGCATTTTCGGACGCGGTGAAGgcttttattaattatttatctattttttggggaggggaagggagggtgatttgaacttttatattttttaaaaacgtTTATTATTTTCTTTGTCATCCTAGGTGACTATAACAAGCACTGGATTGCATCATTAGATTGCTAATTATATTCTGTGATGGATATTTATCTATCACAGAacacagtattcagtatattccaatacagtgctgcctgtgttagAGTATACCAGTGAGAGCCCGATCCCATCACAGGAACAGCTTCCCCCATCTCGGCCGGCAGCATCAAGGACGATTACAGACATTAGcccaggcctctgctgtttgaaacagcagctACCCAGCGGCTATGCCACCTGCTGCGCTTGGGcgggggtgccatctttaaagtgacAACtaccactgtacatgtacggcggaggttGTCAAGGGGTTATCCGTTTGGTGCTACAAaataattttcttttcttttttttcttctttttttactccctgcctttttCAAGACTCATAATTTttcacttttctgttcacatagccgtatgagggctttttttttctaagacaagttgtactttctagtaGCTCCATTTTAATTTCTATACAACGTGTTGGAAAGCTGTGCAAAGATTATTAATGGGTtggaattggggggggggaaagcatCAACTTTTTACATGTTTTTACAATAtttactgtgcactaaaaatgtatAAATGGCTAACCTGCTCGGTCCTGATAAAGGTTGAGCACAGCCAACAGGAGCAGAAGGGGCTTGGGAGAGCACcacaaccacttttttttttaaatgattatgGTCCCATATTTTAGATCATAGTTTATAACAATTTTAATGATCAAAATGGTAATATTCTCGCATACTTATTTatgacatacagatatatatatatatactttccaaaaaacgaggcagcacttccagatttctgtgaaagggtgaagaccccaaactttattccccaaCTTTATTGCtggggaataaagttttgggtcttcaccctttcaccgaaatctggaagtgctgcctcgttttttggaAAGTATACATCGTGGAGGAGAAGCAGGCCTCTaggaggaattgcacccagtgcacactgtctgactgtgctgctgcggtatttgttttatatatatatatatatatatatatatatatatgtataaagaaagacatatatatgtatgtatgtatgttccgcaatcactcaaaaacgcaaccatcaatttcaacaaaacttggtatgcacatcccttgctacctgaaaataaatcttgtgggggggggtcacagctctctaggacgtaccgtttctgagatattccccaaaaatgacctgcattagccaatacaagcctgcaagtctttctcttcatatcccaactgccaaacacacggtcacatgtcccttatcagccaatctCCGGGGAAGAAGCCAGTTCACTGGCGAAACGACGTTGGGAGGAGGTGACTGAGGGATCGGTACGTTCTTTTGGGGTATTTACCTTTGCTTGATGATTTCCACATTTAGTTTACCAACATCCTTATCGAACCTTTACGTCCGGGGGGCTACCTGTTCCTTGTTGGTTCTATGTGTGGCTCTCTCTTTTAACTCTGGATGCCCCGTGTGTCGATCCCCCAGTCCCCTCCTAGGTTTTTTATTCCTCACCAAAGTACGTTATGTCTTTTTCTGCCGATTTTACATATTATAATGTCTGTCTAATGTTTATTGAATAAataattttctatttatttacatGGTCGAGCCGCGgttcaatttttttgtgtgttagTTTTGATTAGTGGAGGCtcttttcaatattttttctatGACCAGGTGTTAAAAATTGGTGGgtgtccacatacacacagttgtactccaggtttccataacaacccagccatttttcttcactgccctatgtgtcgtgcaacaAGTTGCACAACACATAGGGTGCAACTACTACACAgctacatgtgtcgcgtgacattgatgttgcac
This portion of the Bufo gargarizans isolate SCDJY-AF-19 chromosome 1, ASM1485885v1, whole genome shotgun sequence genome encodes:
- the LOC122940690 gene encoding cytochrome P450 3A24-like, whose product is MYLIPDFSKETWILLIILLALLAYYGIWPYRLFKKYGIPGPKPLPFFGTFLENRNGVFEFDMECFKKFGKIWGFYDGRQPVLAIMDPAIIKAILVKECYTIFTNRRNFGLNGPLKSAVSIAADDQWKRIRTVLSPTFTSGKLKQMFPIVKQYGDLLVKNIQKKVDNKEFIDMKNIFGSYSMDIVLSTSFSVNVDSLNNPNDPFVTNGRNLFTFSFLNPLFLTTLLCPFLIPILDKFNFTFLPISVLNFFQDAIKSIKKNRQKGIHKDRVDFLQLMVDAQANDSNGEANHGYKELTDTEIMAQGLIFIIAGYETTSTTLMFLAYHLATHPDVQTKLQEEIDTLLPNKAPPTYEALMQMEYLDMVLYENLRLYPAAGRIERVCKATTEINGVTIPKGVVTVIPAFVLHRDPELWPEPEEFRPERFSKENRETQDPYTFLPFGAGPRNCIGMRFALLNMKSAITLLLQNFSFRTCKDTPIPVEIDTRGFLKTTKPVILNLVPREAQKTEK